One window of the Daphnia pulex isolate KAP4 chromosome 8, ASM2113471v1 genome contains the following:
- the LOC124200577 gene encoding alpha-(1,3)-fucosyltransferase C-like, translating into MTTTDRSLVNQSDAIIFHPFDVNVKDLPMHRTAHQRYILFFYEAYVSHRNFPVFKNPATNFEFFNWTMTYRRDSDIYGSSYGSITRRNQSAQLNTLPPLLSPEESPPDPFTFWQFSGLNQSRQHPAVANRTKSVAWFVTNCNTPSKREIFFRQVAKYIPIDIFGGCGPLKCLRGGSENCDQLLDDYKFYVSAENSICPDYITEKFYRALEMGVVPVVYGGADYSAYAPPHSYINAADFESPQALADYLLLIERNPRLYSEYLDWNKDWEINKQKQSEGWCRLCEKLNAAKSKEQQPNNNTTSKVYRDMAKWYYETVSCIPGSTILNKYGIS; encoded by the coding sequence ATGACGACCACCGATCGAAGTTTAGTCAATCAAAGTGATGCAATCATCTTCCACCCATTCGACGTCAATGTCAAAGATTTGCCGATGCACAGAACGGCTCACCAGCGCTACATTCTATTCTTTTACGAAGCCTACGTCAGCCACAGAAATTTCCCCGTCTTTAAAAACCCTGccacaaattttgaattttttaattggacgATGACGTACCGTCGGGATTCGGATATTTACGGTTCTAGTTACGGCAGTATCACGCGGCGGAATCAATCGGCGCAGTTGAATACATTGCCTCCACTATTGTCGCCGGAAGAATCTCCGCCGGATCCTTTTACCTTTTGGCAATTCAGCGGACTCAATCAATCGCGACAGCATCCGGCAGTTGCCAACCGGACGAAATCGGTGGCCTGGTTCGTCACCAACTGCAACACTCCAAGTAAACGTGAAATCTTCTTCCGCCAAGTGGCCAAGTACATCCCGATCGACATTTTCGGCGGATGCGGACCTCTGAAATGCCTCCGCGGGGGCAGCGAGAATTGCGACCAATTATTAGATGATTACAAGTTTTATGTTTCGGCGGAGAATTCCATCTGCCCCGATTACATCACCGAGAAATTCTACCGGGCCCTCGAGATGGGCGTCGTTCCCGTCGTTTACGGAGGTGCTGATTACTCGGCCTACGCCCCGCCCCATTCCTACATCAACGCGGCGGATTTTGAGTCTCCCCAAGCGCTGGCCGATTACCTCCTCCTGATCGAGCGCAATCCTCGTCTCTACTCGGAATACCTGGACTGGAACAAGGACtgggaaataaacaaacagaaacaatCGGAGGGTTGGTGTCGCCTTTGCGAGAAACTCAATGcagcaaaatcaaaagagcagcagccaaataataatacaacatCAAAAGTGTACCGAGACATGGCCAAATGGTATTACGAAACCGTTTCCTGTATACCAGGATCAACTATCCTAAATAAATACGGCATATCTTAA
- the LOC124200578 gene encoding alpha-(1,3)-fucosyltransferase C-like, giving the protein MLCYCLYKREVARETDQHESVENSGFIQKNVTKTILVWNGVRRKEVRVFGQGDQVFVNQSCPVNRCEIVTSRTERPIESYDAIIVVFHDELITPYELKMPEFPNGRNPNQRLIFLTQEPPTSLKRYYNTSQLTNFFNWTMTYRMDSDIPFLYGRVLPKETAPRTPNEIAHYREIAKNISKPLLKPELRNKTKKIAWMVSHCETHNQREKYVAELQKYVDVDIYGKCGNGKLFCPRHGMFHSEPHCNKVIESTYKFYLSFENSFCKDYVTEKFFKILDLYMIPIVYGGADYTQHAPSHSYIDARKFKPKELAAYLKILDADDALYNEYFWWKDHYRVEFITENTSRHGFCSLCQKLHDIQTPFKSFADEGVISDLGDDSKCPPFDPNWIS; this is encoded by the coding sequence ATGTTGTGCTATTGCCTGTACAAGAGAGAAGTGGCGAGGGAAACGGACCAACATGAAAGTGTCGAGAACAGTGGATTTATTCAGAAAAACGTAACGAAAACCATTTTAGTGTGGAACGGCGTCAGAAGGAAGGAAGTTCGAGTTTTTGGACAAGGTGACCAAGTTTTTGTCAACCAAAGTTGCCCCGTCAATCGCTGCGAGATCGTCACCAGTCGAACAGAACGTCCGATTGAAAGTTACGACGCCATCATCGTCGTCTTTCACGACGAATTAATTACTCCCTATGAGCTGAAAATGCCAGAATTCCCAAACGGACGCAACCCAAATCAACGCCTCATCTTTCTGACCCAGGAGCCTCCGACGAGTTTGAAACGTTATTACAACACGAGCCaattaactaattttttcaaCTGGACCATGACGTACAGAATGGACTCTgacattccatttctttacGGTCGGGTCCTGCCTAAAGAGACGGCGCCTCGAACTCCAAATGAAATTGCACATTACAGAGAAATTGCTAAAAACATCAGTAAACCTCTGCTGAAACCCGAATTGCGCAACAAGACGAAAAAGATCGCTTGGATGGTCTCTCATTGTGAAACGCACAACCAACGAGAAAAGTACGTGGCAGAACTCCAGAAATATGTCGACGTGGACATTTATGGCAAGTGCGGCAATGGCAAGTTGTTCTGCCCACGTCACGGAATGTTTCATTCTGAGCCGCATTGCAACAAAGTCATTGAATCCACCTACAAGTTTTATCTCTCATTTGAGAACTCCTTCTGCAAAGATTATGTTACcgaaaagtttttcaaaatcttggaTCTTTACATGATTCCGATTGTTTATGGAGGGGCCGACTACACCCAACACGCGCCGTCCCATTCCTACATCGACGCACGAAAATTCAAACCGAAAGAATTGGCCGCTTATCTGAAAATCCTCGACGCCGACGACGCCCTTTACAATGAATATTTCTGGTGGAAGGATCACTATCGTGTTGAGTTCATCACGGAGAATACATCACGTCACGGTTTCTGCAGTCTCTGTCAAAAGTTGCACGATATTCAAACTCCATTTAAATCATTTGCCGATGAAGGGGTGATCTCTGATTTGGGCGATGACAGCAAATGCCCTCCCTTTGATCCCAACTGGATAtcgtaa
- the LOC124199435 gene encoding uncharacterized protein LOC124199435 — MISRCFRLHHTLTQYLIIFGSLVLFFIFYYFDGHRQLMESAIYVRDDWIKHESSAEQTYQQDSSTSSFKSTCSASADRRGPRQNVIGYSMYGSNFSDQKFYNSYLKWFGETLREIPIKYPGWVVRIYHELKSDDVESWRVLNNVLDSGTIKSSRDHIDLCNATQVIRNRQLGNIFEMTWRWLPLLDDMVDTFMSRDSDSAIISREEDSVREWLASNKTFHIMRDHPYHDVFFLGGLWGVKINQERSAIAVTAEKMFHKNHLHKKGYDQELLINYFQSMAVKSMIAHDSYCCGKFPGSQPFPTPRQNGWFVGWQRKPSAELKIPCPENCRPHNLTGAAALADWSLC, encoded by the exons ATGATTTCAAGGTGCTTTCGATTACACCACACCCTGACACAATACCTGATCATATTCGGGAGTCTGGTAttgttctttattttctattattttgaTGGGCATCGCCAGTTAATGGAGTCAGCAATCTATGTCAGAGATGACTGGATCAAACACGAGTCTAGTGCTGAGCAAACTTATCAACAAGATTCATCGACATCATCGTTTAAATCAACTTGCAGTGCGTCCGCTGATCGCAGAGGTCCACGCCAAAATGTCATCGGCTATTCCATGTACGGCAGCAATTTCTCAGATCAAAAATTTTACAACTCGTACCTGAAATGGTTTGGCGAAACTCTCCGGGAAATCCCAATCAAATATCCAG GGTGGGTGGTGAGGATTTATCACGAGCTGAAGAGCGACGACGTGGAAAGTTGGCGAGTGCTCAACAACGTCCTCGATTCGGGAACAATTAAGAGCAGTCGTGACCACATTGATCTCTGCAACGCGACTCAAGTCATCAGGAATCGACAACTGGGAAACATTTTTGAGATGACTTGGCGTTGG TTACCTTTATTGGATGACATGGTGGACACGTTTATGTCGAGGGACTCGGACAGTGCCATAATATCTCGTGAAGAAGATTCCGTTCGTGAATGGCTGGCTAGCAACAAAACCTTCCATATTATGAGAGACCATCCGTATCATGACGTGTTTTTTCTCGGAG GTCTATGGGGAGTGAAAATCAATCAAGAACGCTCTGCCATCGCCGTCACTGCCGAGAAGATGTTCCACAAAAATCACTTACACAAAAAAGGATACGACCAAGAATTGTTGATTAATTACTTTCAATCGATGGCTGTCAAAAGCATG ATTGCCCATGACAGCTATTGCTGTGGAAAATTCCCGGGCAGCCAGCCGTTCCCGACCCCGAGACAAAACGGCTGGTTTGTCGGATGGCAACGCAAACCATCGGCAGAGCTTAAAATTCCATGTCCGGAAAATTGTCGACCGCACAACTTGACCGGAGCAGCGGCATTGGCCGACTGGAGTTTGTGTTGA
- the LOC124199436 gene encoding alpha-(1,3)-fucosyltransferase C-like, with protein sequence MMDFLLIRLLRTGLVFFGILLVIYSFSNDKGSSASNDPTSENIYKGPVIVRNKRFAQKTIQQAESNKPKIILYWNKYFNHSDMGFGVGQEPFIRAGCKVNNCIATSDRSLLKESDGVIIHAGDYSENDLPTYRSPHQRFIFFNLETLPGLRHLPCFSRRHFYNWTMTYRRDSDIYDARPYGALRFKRDSEIMMSQDEPKPNNSQVDISNRNKLMVWFNSHCSTHSRREDYVKKLAEFMPVDIYGKCGTLECLPRNTPRCDSRVLMKYKFYLAAENSLCPDYVTEKFYRGFLNDIVPVVYGGADYSQYAPPHSYINIADFRSPKELADYLLLLDKNDALYRKYFDWKKNFEVINRPLNGWCDLCEKLNDPTQKRKSYENVAKWWYDDIPCLAGSSFINSIATM encoded by the exons ATGATGGACTTTCTTCTGATTCGTTTATTGAGAACcggtttggttttctttgGAATCCTTTTAGTCATTTACAGTTTTTCCAACGATAAAGGCAGTTCAGCGTCGAATGATCCCACTTCCGAAAACATTTACAAAGGCCCTGTCATTGTCCGAAACAAG AGATTCgcccaaaaaacaattcagcAAGCGGAAAGCAATAAGCCCAAAATCATTCTCTATTGGAACAAGTATTTCAACCATTCTGACATGGGATTCGGCGTCGGACAAGAGCCTTTCATCAGAGCTGGCTGCAAAGTCAATAACTGCATCGCAACTAGCGACCGCAGTTTGCTGAAGGAAAGCGACGGAGTCATCATTCACGCCGGAGATTATTCCGAAAACGATTTGCCGACTTACCGCTCACCTCATCAgcgattcattttcttcaaccTCGAAACTCTTCCCGGACTGCGCCATCTGCCGTGCTTTTCTCGGCGACACTTTTACAACTGGACAATGACGTACCGGCGGGATTCAGACATTTACGACGCTCGGCCGTACGGCGCTTTGCGGTTTAAAAGGGACTCTGAAATCATGATGAGCCAAGATGAGCCGAAACCAAATAACTCTCAAGTTGATATCAGCAACAGAAACAAGTTGATGGTCTGGTTTAATTCGCATTGCTCGACTCACAGCCGACGTGAAGATTACGTCAAGAAATTGGCCGAGTTCATGCCGGTTGACATTTACGGGAAGTGCGGCACTCTTGAATGTTTGCCGAGAAACACTCCCCGTTGCGACTCGCGGGTATTGATGAAATACAAATTCTATTTAGCGGCCGAGAATTCCCTCTGCCCGGACTACGTCACAGAGAAATTTTACAGGGGATTTCTCAATGACATTGTTCCAGTTGTTTATGGCGGTGCCGATTACAGCCAGTATGCCCCGCCCCATTCCTACATCAACATAGCCGATTTCAGATCGCCCAAAGAATTGGCCGATTATTTATTGTTGCTGGACAAGAATGACGCTTTGTACAGGAAATACTttgactggaaaaaaaatttcgaggTCATCAATCGACCCCTGAACGGCTGGTGCGACCTGTGTGAGAAGCTCAACGATCCGacacagaagagaaaaagctaCGAAAATGTTGCCAAGTGGTGGTATGATGATATTCCTTGTTTAGCGGGATCCTCTTTCATCAATTCTATTGCGACTATGTAA
- the LOC124199437 gene encoding alpha-(1,3)-fucosyltransferase C-like, with translation MGSSTHRQLLSSLLSVVLWRRSYRYLVILFFCCYIFTNLVRQQYGVKEVQVLIESDNLLGGEQHDNALPVLKTILYWNSFFGKTNFAFGFGQQPFVNAKCPTATCYVTDDRSLFNRSDVVIFSIQGMNLTDLPTHRFPHQRFVFYEMESPATTDYRPLLHNQTRFGFFNWTMTYRLDSDIVNRDPYGIVLPTQNSTSYPKLRRGNTAAALHDLNNKDELVNISSKKKLVAWFVSHCVTSNRREDYVRELSKHIPVDIYGKCGNLTCSNRNHCKEMIRRDYKFYIAFENSLCTDYVTEKLAIGLIYDAVPIVMGSVDYTKFAPPHSFIDVNDFSSPKQLASYLLLLSETDALYMRYFDWKRDFTVHLNLKLSWCRLCQLAHESQVISSTTYKDILEWWVSNNPANCSNLPPNQKIRFRNLQQNLIDFEI, from the exons ATGGGTTCCTCGACACATCGCCAGCTACTCTCGTCTCTCCTCTCGGTGGTTCTATGGCGAAGAAGTTATCGTTATTTAGTGATCTTGTTTTTCTGCTGCTACATCTTCACCAATCTCGTCCGGCAGCAGTATGGTGTCAAAGAA GTTCAAGTTTTGATTGAAAGTGATAACCTCCTCGGCGGGGAACAGCATGATAACGCCTTGCCAGTTTTGAAAACGATTCTCTACTGGAACAGCTTCTtcgggaaaacaaatttcgcTTTCGGATTCGGACAGCAACCGTTTGTCAATGCCAAATGTCCGACGGCGACCTGTTACGTGACCGACGACCGGTCGCTATTCAATCGCAGTGATGTCGTCATCTTCTCCATTCAGGGAATGAACCTGACAGATTTACCGACTCATCGATTTCCGCATCAGCGATTCGTCTTCTATGAAATGGAATCTCCGGCCACCACCGATTACCGACCGTTGCTGCACAATCAGACCCGTTTTGGTTTCTTTAATTGGACCATGACGTATCGGCTGGATTCGGACATTGTTAACCGCGATCCTTACGGCATTGTGTTGCCGACTCAAAATAGTACCTCGTATCCGAAACTTCGCCGGGGTAACACGGCAGCAGCATTACACGACCTGAATAACAAGGATGAGCTTGTCAACATTTCcagcaaaaagaaactggtGGCCTGGTTCGTGTCGCATTGCGTGACTTCAAATCGTCGCGAGGATTACGTCAGAGAACTGAGCAAACACATCCCGGTGGACATTTACGGCAAGTGCGGCAATTTGACTTGTTCGAATCGAAACCATTGCAAGGAAATGATCCGCAGAGATTACAAATTCTACATCGCTTTCGAGAATTCGCTGTGCACAGATTACGTCACGGAGAAGCTGGCCATTGGTCTCATTTATGACGCAGTACCC ATTGTTATGGGCAGTGTTGACTACACCAAATTTGCGCCGCCTCATTCGTTTATTGACGTCAACGACTTTTCTTCTCCGAAACAACTCGCCAGCTACCTTCTACTGCTGAGCGAAACGGATGCGCTGTACATGCGCTACTTTGACTGGAAGCGGGACTTTACGGTCCACTTGAACCTTAAGCTGAGCTGGTGTCGTCTTTGCCAACTGGCTCACGAGAGCCAAGTTATTTCGTCAACGACTTACAAAGACATTCTAGAGTGGTGGGTCAGCAACAACCCAGCCAACTGTAGCAATTTGCccccaaaccaaaaaatccgTTTCCGGAATTTGcaacaaaatttgattgattttgaaatttaa
- the LOC124199438 gene encoding beta-1,4-galactosyltransferase 4-like, which yields MLPRCKYVTNSIPIRILVLCVPLVAVLCSFYFFFYASNYSCIHPWFIVSDRKNNQSPYPWTDAKCDWQITPPCPNMISSNLVERRNLSLETTTAILKEDEDAVQFKMRKSGIKVGGRYKPVECQSQHKVAIVVPVRNRTDHLTVFLRYMHPFLQRQQLNYIIIVVEQSEKSPFNRGMLMNIGFKEAQLLQENFQCFIFHDVDLLPEYDGNPYTCPEDRKPRQMAFSVDSWNYKPTPGNHFGGVTALSTNDFQRVNGFSNSFWGWGGEDDQLYQRVKLQNLNVTRAFDEQPSLIHLARYKTLSHKKATPNPDRMQVIREGPGRFKTDGLVDLRYKRLDFQFKPLYTAVLVDIQPYNITNINERL from the exons ATGTTGCCCCGATGCAAATACGTCACCAACTCGATCCCGATTCGTATTTTGGTTTTATGTGTTCCCTTAGTAGCAGTTTTATgttctttttacttctttttttatgcgTCAAACTACAGTTGCATTCACCCTTGGTTTATTGTCTCCgacagaaaaaacaatcaaagtcCCTATCCCTGGACTGATGCAAAATGTGATTGGCAAATAACGCCACCGTGTCCTAATATGATTTCATCTAACTTAG TCGAACGGAGAAACCTCTCGTTGGAGACAACGACCGCCATTCTCAAAGAAGACGAGGACGCTGTTCAATTCAAGATGAGAAAATCGGGAATCAAAGTCGGTGGGAGGTACAAACCAGTCGAGTGTCAATCGCAGCATAAAGTGGCTATCGTCGTTCCAGTGCGGAATCGAACGGATCACTTGACCGTTTTCTTGCGGTACATGCACCCGTTTTTGCAACGTCAGCAACTCAACTACATAATCATCGTCGTCGAACAATCTG AAAAATCGCCTTTCAACCGGGGCATGCTAATGAATATCGGCTTCAAAGAGGCCCAGTTGCTACAAGAGAATTTCCAATGTTTCATCTTTCACGACGTTGACCTTCTGCCAGAATACGACGGCAATCCCTACACCTGCCCAGAAGACAGAAAGCCTCGACAGATGGCCTTTTCCGTTGATTCATGGAACTACAA ACCCACACCGGGAAACCATTTCGGAGGTGTGACCGCATTATCGACCAACGATTTTCAAAGAGTCAatggattttcaaattcattttgggGTTGGGGTGGCGAGGACGATCAATTGTATCAACGTGTAAAGTTGCAAAACCTGAACGTGACCAGAGCTTTTGATGAACAGCCATCCCTTATTCATCTAGCCCGTTACAAGACGCTGTCCCACAAAAAAGCCACACCCAATCCTGACAGGATGCAAGTAATAAGAGAAGGTCCCGGCCGATTCAAAACTGATGGACTGGTCGATCTGAGATATAAGAGACTTGATTTCCAATTCAAACCCCTCTATACTGCTGTTCTTGTCGACATTCAACCGTATAACATTACAAATATTAATGAACGACTTTGA
- the LOC124199439 gene encoding uncharacterized protein LOC124199439 — translation MVSRCFRLNHTLTQYLIIFGSLVLFFSFYYFDGPHHQQMKSAVVNAIDDWIKHEHNDTYEKSTTQSSPTTTAGDSESASSFHSTCSASADRRGPHQNVIGYSMYGSNFSEPKFYNLYLKSFTETLKSIPIMYPGWVVRIYLELRSDDVESWKVFNKVLDLGTNSSRDHIDLCNATQVIMNRKLGDIFEMTWRWLPLLDDMVDTLMSRDSDSVIITREQDAVAEWLASNKTFHLMRDNPHHCSFFLGGCWGVKISQQRAAIVATAEKMFGENHSHKKGYDQQLLNGFYKSMAVNSMVAHDSYCCEKFKGSQPYPTPRQNGAFIGAAQHNPPIQPVLKVPCPESCRPHNLTGPLALADWSFC, via the exons ATGGTTTCAAGATGCTTTCGATTAAACCACACCTTGACACAATACCTGATCATTTTTGGGAGcctggtattattttttagtttctatTATTTTGATGGGCCGCACCACCAACAGATGAAATCAGCAGTGGTAAATGCCATTGATGACTGGATCAAACATGAGCACAATGATACGTACGAAAAAAGTACCACGCAATCTAGTCCTACTACAACAGCAGGAGATTCAGAATCTGCATCATCGTTTCATTCAACTTGCAGTGCGTCCGCTGATCGCAGAGGTCCACATCAAAATGTCATCGGCTATTCCATGTACGGCAGCAATTTCTCCGagccaaaattttacaacttGTACTTGAAGTCCTTTACTGAAACTCTCAAGTCTATTCCGATCATGTATCCAG GATGGGTGGTGAGGATTTATCTCGAGCTGAGGAGCGACGACGTGGAAAGTTGGAAAGTGTTTAACAAAGTCCTCGATTTGGGAACTAACAGCAGCCGTGACCACATTGATCTCTGCAACGCAACTCAAGTCATCATGAATCGAAAATTGGGAGATATTTTCGAGATGACTTGGCGTTGG TTACCTTTGCTGGATGACATGGTGGACACTTTGATGTCGAGGGACTCGGACAGTGTGATAATTACTCGTGAACAAGACGCCGTGGCTGAGTGGCTGGCCAGCAACAAAACCTTTCACTTAATGAGAGACAACCCACATCactgttcattttttcttggag GTTGTTGGGGAGTCAAAATCAGCCAGCAACGCGCTGCAATCGTTGCCACAGCCGAGAAGATGTTTGGCGAAAATCACTCGCACAAAAAAGGATACGACCAACAGTTGCTGAATGGATTCTATAAATCGATGGCTGTCAATAGCATG GTTGCCCATGACAGTTACTGCTGTGAAAAGTTCAAGGGCTCACAGCCATATCCAACCCCGAGACAAAATGGTGCGTTCATCGGGGCGGCTCAGCACAACCCACCGATTCAGCCAGTCCTAAAAGTTCCATGTCCTGAGAGTTGTCGACCGCACAACTTGACCGGTCCATTGGCACTGGCTGATTGGAGTTTCTGCTGA